Genomic DNA from Frondihabitans sp. PAMC 28766:
CGGCTCCACTCCTGACGCGTGAGCACCACGTCGGCGCCCGCCGCAGAGTCGCGCAGGTGCTCGATGCTGGTGGTGCCGAGCACGACCTGCATCTCGGCCGGGTGGCGGGTGATCCAGGCCACCGCGATCGCGGCCGGCGGCACCCCGTACTTCGCGCTCAGCTCGTCGAGCACGTCGTTGAGCTCTTTGTACGTCTCGCGGTCGCCGAGGAAGACGCCGTCGAAGAACCCCTTCTGGAAGGGCGACCAGGCCTGCAGCGTCATGCCGTGGATGCGGCTGTAATCGAGGATGCCGTAGTCGCGGCCGATGGCCTGGTCGTTGGCCTGCATGTTGGCCGTCACGCCCTGCGCGATGAGCGGGGCGTGCGTGATGCTCAGCTGCACCTGGTTGGCGACGAGCGGCTGGGTCACCGAGGTCTTCAGCAGGTCGACCTGAAGGGGCGTGTGGTTCGAGACGCCGAAGTGGCGCACCTTGCCCGACTTCTCGAGCTGGTCGAAAGCCGCGGCGACCTCGTCGGGCTCGACCAGCGGGTCGGGGCGGTGCAGCAGCAGGATGTCGAGGTGGTCGGTCTTGAGCGCCGCCAGCGACCCGTCGACCGACTCGAGGATGTGCTCGGTCGAGAAGTCCCAGTAGCCGTCGCGGATGCCGACCTTCGACTGGATCAGCACCTCGTCGCGCTGCGACGGAGAGAACGTCACGGCGTCGCCGAACCGCCTCTCGGCCGCGTGCGGCTCGCCGCCGTAGACGTCGGCGTGGTCGAAGAAGTTGATGCCGAGGTCGCGAGACGCGGTGACGAGGTCGCGGATCTCGTCGTCACTGAGCGGCATGATCCGCATCAGGCCGAGCACGATGGTGGAGGCGGGCAGCGGAACGGTGGGAAGCGTCGTTGTCTTCATGCCTCCATTCTTGCGCCCTTCGGATGAACGCTCGACGTGTCCCCTTTAGGGGGATAGAGTCTGTCCACCAATGAAGGTGAGACAGTGTCATGCGCGCATCCCGAAGTGCGGCAGCCGTCCTCGCCGTCACCGCCGTGCTCGCCTGCTCGGGGTGCTCGGCAGCGACGAGTGCGAGCCCTGCAGCGAAACCGACTGCTCACGCGGCCTCGGCGGCTACCAGCGTGAAGCGGGCTCTGGCATCCTGCGGCCTCTCGCCCACCACGCCGGGCGTCACCGTCGGCGACCGCGTGCTGCTCGGTTTCGTCACCGACCGCGGCGGCCGGCCGACGGGCATCGACCGCCTCGACGCGACTTGCGCCCTCGACGCCCTCGGGCTGCCGTCGACCGACCGCGCGCTGCTGCAGTCGACGAGCATCACCGGCGGCTTCCAGACCGTCGCCTGGTCGGGCTTCACGTCGACGTGGCGGTTCCGCGACACGCTCACGTTCGACATCGAGGTCTACTCGGCCGGATGACGCGCGGGCTGCGACCAGGGCATCCTGGTAGTGTCGATCAACAGTCGGCGGCGGGCACAGGAGTTTTTCAAACACGATGATGACGCTTCGAGTGGTAGTGGACCAGATCCTCGCCCCCGTGCCGGGCGGGATCGGTCGCTACACCGAAGAACTCACGCGTCAGATCATCAAGGTCGCCCCGCGGGGCTGCGACGTCGAAGGCATCGTCTCGGCCCACCCCCAAGAGGACTACGACCGCCTCGAAGACCGCGTGCCGGGGCTCGCGAGCCTCTACCGGTCGGTGCTCGGCCGCCGCGAGCTCTCGCTCGCCTGGCAGACCGGCACACTGGGGCTTCCCGGGCGCGGCATGGTGCACGGCACGAGTCTCTTCACCCCGCTCTACAAACACGACCGGTCTCTCGATCCGGCGACCCAGACGGCCGTCACGATCCACGACACCGTGCCATGGACGAACCCCGAGACCCTCACCGCACAGGGTGTGCGCTGGCACAAGGCCATGGCCAAGCGCGCATTCAAATACGCCGACGCGGTAGTGGTGCCGACGCACGCCGTGGCGTCCGAGCTCTCCGAGATCTTCGACTTCGGCGACCGCCTTCGCGTGATCGGCGGCGCCGTCAGCCCCGAGTTCGCCGTGCCCGCCGACGCCGACGAGATCGCCGACTCGCTGGGCCTCCCCGAGCGCTACGCCCTGAGCGTCGGCACGCTCGAGCCCCGCAAGGGCCTCGGGCCCCTCATCCGCGCCATGGCGCACCCCGACGCACCCGACATTCCGCTGCTCGTCGTCGGCCCCGAGGGCTGGGGCGACGTGAAGGTCGACGAGGTCGTCGCCCGCGCCGGCCTCGACCGGGCGCGCGTGCGCGTGCTCGGGCGGGTTCCGGATGCCACGCTGGCCGTGCTGCTGCAGCGCGCGTCGGTGTTCGTCTACCCGTCCATGGCCGAGGGCTTCGGGCTGCCCGTGGTGGAGGCACTCAGTCTCGGCACCCCCGTGGTGCACTCCGATGCGCCCGCCCTCGTCGAGGTGGCCGCCGGCGCAGGCATCGTCGTGCCGCGGGAGGACGCCGAGGGGTACCCCGAGCGGCTCGCGCAGGCCATGTTCCAGGTCGTCAACGACGTCGAGCTCTCGACGCGCCTCGGCATCATCGGCCTCGACCGGGCGCGGGCCTTCAGCTGGCGGGATTCGGCCGAGAAGGTCTGGCAGCTCCACGCCGAGATCTGACGGCGCCGGGGCGGCGCTTCGGGAGGAAGTCGCGCTTCGGGAGGAAGTCGCGCTTCGGGAGGAAGTCGCGCTTCGGGAGGAGTGCTGCGCTGGGCCGGAGGGAAACTGGCTGTTGTCGAGCGCCCCGGAGGACTACGGCCCCGAAGGCGCTGCCCCCGGAGGATCACGCCCGGCGTGTTCCTCCCTCCCGACGCGATCCTCCCGACGCGATCCTCCCTCCGCGACGCCTTGCCGGGAGGAACCGGCGCTCATCCCTCGCGGCCCGGGAGGAACCCAGCGTGCCTCAGGAGTTCGCGAGGAAGCCGGCGCACGCCGGAGAGGAAAACAGCGGCGGCAGCGCAGCCCCGAGAGGAAGTCGGGCCGGGTCCCGTCGGCAGGAGAGGATCGAGGGCGGCGCGCCCCAGCGCAGCGCCGGGCAACGCCGCGCAGCCCGGGCCGCAGCGGCTAGAGCGACGCCTTGAGGCGCGCGTTCTTCTCCTCGACGAGGTCGGCGAGGCGCGCGGCGTAGTCGCCGAGGCGCGCGGTGAGGGCCGGCTCGCCCGAGCCGAGGATGCGCGCCGCGAGCAGACCCGCATTGGCCGCCCCGCCGATCGAGACGGTGGCCACCGGGATGCCGGCGGGCATCTGCACGATCGACAGCAGCGAGTCGAGGCCGTCGAGCTTCGCGAGAGGTACGGGCACCCCGATCACGGGCAGAGTCGTCACCGACGCGAGCATGCCGGGGAGGTGCGCCGCACCGCCCGCGCCGGCGATGATGACGCGGACACCGCGGGAGGCGGCATCCTGCCCGAAGGAAATCATCTTGGTCGGCGTGCGGTGGGCCGAGACGACCTCGACCTCGTAGGCGACGCCGAACTCGGTGAGCACGTCGGCCGCCGACTTCATGGTCGGCCAGTCGGAGTCGGAGCCCATCACGAGCGCGACGAGGGGCGCGGCAGGACTGGCGGTGGCTGCAGGATCAACGACGTCGGTCACCCCGTCAGCCTACCGACCCCGCCGCGGCGACCCGAAGCACACGGCGGCCGGCGTCCCGACGAAAGGCGTTCGCGCGGGACGACTCCGGGTGCGCCTGAATTCAGGCGCGCCTGCGGGCGCCGCGCAGGTCTGCCTGAATTCAGGCGAACCTGTACATCGAAAAAAAGGGTTACACCCTCCCGGCGGCGGAACCCTGGCGACAGCCGGCGCAGAGCGCGAACCCGCGTCAGCCGACGAAGTGCTCCGCGGCAGCCCGCGCCCGGAAGACCACGTCATCGAGGTCGTCGCCGGTCGCGGTGACGTGGCCGACCTTGCGGCCGGGCCGCGGGTCTTTGCCGTAGTCGTGGATCTTCGCGCCGGGCTGGTCGGCCATGGCCGCGGGCAGGCGGTCGGCCATCGTGCCGGTGGCGGGGCCGCCGAGCACGTTCACCATGACGCTCCACGCCTCGTGCGTGCCGGTGTCGCCGAGCGGCAGGTCGAGCACGGCGCGGAGGTGCTGCTCGAACTGGCTGGTGGTCGAGCCGTCGATCGACCAGTGGCCGGTGTTGTGCGGTCGCATGGCGAGCTCGTTGATCAGGATGCGATCGTCGGTCGTCTCGAACAGCTCGACCGCCAGGACACCGGTGACGTCGAGCTCGGAGGCGACGGTGCGCGCGATCTGCTCGGCCATGTCGGCCACGTTGCCGGCCGAGGAGGGGGCCGGGGCGATGACCTCGGCGCAGACGCCGTCGCGCTGAATCGACTCGACCACGGGCCAGGCGACGATCTCGCCGCTCGAGCGGCGGGCCACCGACTGCGCCAGCTCGCGACGGAAGTCGACGAGCTCTTCGGCGAGCAGCGCGTCGCCGATGTCAGCGTGGCCGGACGCGAGCTCGGCAAACCAGTCGTCGACCTCCGAGGCGGCCCTCACGACGCGCACGCCCTTGCCGTCGTAGCCGCCGCGCGCCGTCTTCACCACGACGCGACCGCCGTGCTCGTCGAGGAACGCGGTGAGGTCGGCAGGAGACGAGAGGCGAGCCCAGTCGGGCACCGGCAGCCCCAGCGCCGACAGCCGCTCGCGCATGACGAGTTTGTCCTGCGCCACGAAGAGTGCCTCGGGCTTCGGATGCACCTGGACGCCTGCGTCCACGAGAGCCCGTAGCACCAACTGCGGCACGTGCTCGTGGTCGAACGTGATGACGTCGACCCCGCGGGCGAATGCCAGCACGGTGTCGGCGTCGTGGTAGTCGCCGACCTCGGTCGCGGCGAGCCTGGCCGACGACCCTTCGGTCTCGGCGAGCACCCGGATCTCGAGGCCGAGATGCACCGCCGGAGGAACCATCATGCGGGCGAGTTGCCCGCCGCCGATCACGCCAACCGTCAGTGCCATGCTCTCGTCTTCCCTCGTCAGGCCGAAGCCTCGTCCAGCGTATCGGAGCTGTCGCCGGTGCGGGTTCAGGCCGGGACACGCCACCTCCATGTCCTGTCTTGACAGGATGCAGACACTTCCCAAAGACTTCACACCGCGCACGGTTTCACATCGTGCAAACATGTGAGCGCTCACCGCCGAGTGCTTCGCGCGGGTCACCGGTCTCGACCGGCTCGCGGACCGTTGATACGAAGGAGTAACGATGGACCAAGATCAGCTGCACGAACAGATGGCGTCCGCCGTAGACCTGTCCCAGCCCGAAACGCCCGGTACCTCCCGTCGTGGTCTCCTTCGCGTCGGCGGCGCCGTCGGCCTCGGGGCGGCTGCCAGCGCGCTCCTCGCGGCCTGCACGTCGTCCGGAGGCGCCAGCGCCGCCGGAACCGGCCCGGGCGACTTCGCCAAGACCCCCGGCTTCAAGTTCACCTTCATCAACCACGTCACGACCAACACGTTCTTCCAGGCCACCCAGTACGGCCTTCAGGACGCCGCCGCAATGCTGGGCCTGCCGAAGCCGCAGTGGACGGGTTCGGAGACCTCCAACGTGTCGCAGATGGTCAGCGCCATGAACACCGCCATCACCGCGGGGGTCGACGGAATCGCCATCGCCCTCGTCGACGAGAAGGCGTTCAACGACCCGGTCAAGAAGGCCCTCGACGCCGGGATCCCAGTCGTCTCGTACAACGCCGACGTGACGAGCAACGCACGCCTCAACTACGTGGGGCAGGATCTCTACGCCTCCGGCCAGGCGATGGGCGAGCGCATCGCGACGCTCCTCCCGTCCGGCTCCAAGATCGCCATCTTCATCGCGACCCCCGGCTCGCTCAATATCCAGCCACGCGCCGACGGCGCGATCGCGGCACTCAAGGCCGCGGGCAAGGGCTACCAGGTCAAGCAGGTCGCCACCGGAGCCGACGAGGGCGCCGAGCAGACCGCCATCGACGCGTTCTACACCGGCAACAAGGACTACAAGGGCCTGTTCGCCGTCGACGCAGGGTCGACGCAGGGCGTCGGCAACGTGATGAAGAAGTACAACCTGCAGTCGTCGGGCTACTTCGGTGGCGGATACGACCTGCTGGCGACCACGATCACGTCGATCCAGAGCGGGATCCTGAACTTCACCATCGACCAGTCCGCCTACCTGCAGGGCTTCCTGCCGACGCTCTACCTCTACCTGTACAAGCTGTCGGGCACCCTCGTCGCACCGCCCTTCACGAACACCGGCCTGAAGTTCGTCACGAAAGACAATGTGACGCCCTATACGAAGCAGGCCAACCGGTTCGAGGGCTCGTCGGCCAAGCAGCTCTACATCAAGGCCTGACGCATGGCGATCGACCAAACAGCAGCACCGAGCGCCGCCACGTCGGGCGGGGGCGCCTCGCCCTCGCCCGCCACCGGGCCGTTCGCCCGCGCCGCAGCCGGGATCTTCCGGGTGCGCGAGTTGAGCGTGCTCATCGTCAACATCGTGCTCATCGCCTACTTCGCGATCGCGAACCCGTCGTTCCTCACCTCGGGCAACATCTCGAACATCGCGGACTTCTTCGCGGCGACCGCCATGATCGCTGCAGCCGAGGTGTTCCTGCTGATCTGCGGCGAGATCGACCTGTCGGCCGGTATGACGTTCGCGCTGATCCCGATCATCATGGTGACCCTGAACAACAACGGGATGCAGTTGTGGCTGGCGCTGATCGTCTCGCTGGTGATCGCGGCCGCCATCGGCCTCTTCAACGGCCTGGTGAACCAGTACATCAAGCTGCCGTCGTTCATCGCGACCCTCGGCACCCTGTATCTGCTCCACGGCATCGCGCTCACCATCGCTGGCAGCACGCCCCTTCCTGCTCCCACAGACGGCGCCCTCGTGGCGATCTTCGGGGGCGCGCAGTGGTCGGAGCTCGTCTGGGCGCTCGCGATCGGCCTGGTGCTGCACATCGTGCTCACCCAGACCCGCTACGGCGCCCACACCATCGCGACCGGTGCGAACATGCTCGGGTCGTCGGAGTCGGGCATCCGGGTCGGCTGGGTGAAGATCCGCGCGTTCATGCTGACGGCGGTGGTCGCCGGCATCGCGGGCATCCTCGACGGCACGCACATCGCCAAGTCGTTCGACCCCAACGCCGGCGGCAGCGACCTGATGTTCTCGGCCATCGCAGCCGCGGTCATCGGCGGAACTCTCCTGATCGGCGGCTCCGGCACCGTGATCGGCGCGCTGCTCGGCGCGCTGCTGCTGGCGGTCCTCGAGGACGGGTTCAACATCCAGGGAGTGAGCGCCACGACGTTCACGATCGTCGAGGGCGCGGCGATCCTGCTCGCGATGGCCCTGAACATCTATCTCGCGCGGTTCCGCCGGCGAGCGAAGGAGCAGTGACATGAGCGACGCGCAGCCCCTGGCCCTCGAGGCCCGCAACGTCTCGAAGAAGTTCGGGTCGGTGACAGCTCTGCAGGACATCAACCTCACCCTCGGCAAGGGCGAGGTGCTGGGCCTCATCGGCGACAACGGCGCCGGCAAGTCGACCCTGATCAAGATACTGACCGGGTTCCACCAGCCGTCGTCGGGCTCGCTCTACCTCGACGGGCAGCAGGTGACCCTGTCCGGGATCGCCGACGCCCGGGCGCGGGGCATCGAGACGGTCTTCCAGGATCTGGCGCTGATCAACACCCTGCCTGTCTACATGAACCTCTTCCTCAACAAGGAGCCGCGCATCGGCCCCTTCCTGCGGCGGTCGAAGATGCGGCAGGATGCCAGGCGCTATCTCGACGACATCGGCATCAGGATCGCGTCAGTCAACGACGAGGTCGCGAACCTCTCGGGCGGTCAGCGGCAGGCGATCGCCGTGGCCAGGTCGGTGTACTCGAACGCCAGCATTCTGCTGCTCGACGAGCCGCTGGCGGCCATGGGCGCCAAGGAGGGCGGGATCATCCTCGACCTGATCTCGATGCTGCGAGAGAAGGGCGACGTCTCGGTCATCCTGATCGCCCACAACTACACGCAGGTGTTCGACGTCTGCGACCGGGTCAACCTGCTGCAGCACGGTGAGATCACGCTCGACAAGAAGACGTCGGAGACGAGCGCCGAAGAGTTGCTCGACCTCGTCGCCAACGAGTACCGGCGAGGCGGCAGCCTGGCGGGCAATCGCGGGCAGCTGCTCGGAGAGGCTCGCGGGCCTGCCTGACGCGCGAGGCCGCGTGAGGCGGGCCCGGTCGCGCTCAGGGGCGCCCCAGACCCCGCAGCTCGAAGCCGGCTTCTCGCCACTCGGCGACGTTCAGGCAGTTCCGGCCGTCGACGACCTTCTTCTGCGCGACGGCGGCGGCGACCTCCGAAGGCACCAGATCGCGGAACTCCTGCCACTCCGTCAGCACGAGCAGGGCGTCGACTCCGGCATAGGCCTCCGCAGCGCTGCCGACCGTCACGAGCGACGGCAGGCTGCGCGTCGCGGTGCCGTTGGCCTCAGGATCGAAGGCGGTCACAGTCGCCCCCGCCTCGACGAGCTTCTTCACCACGTCGAGGGCCGGCGAATCGCGCACGTCGTCGGAATTCGGCTTGAAGGCCAGCCCCAGCACGCCGATCTTCGCGCCCTGGAGGTCGCCGACGAGCTCGCGGGTGAGGGTCACGACCCGCTCGCGGCGGCGCAGGTTGATGGCGTCGACCTGGCCGAGGAAGGCCAGCGTGTCGCTCAGGCCGAGCTCGTCGCCGCGGGCGCGGAACGCGCGGATGTCTTTCGGCAGGCAGCCGCCGCCGAAGCCGAGGCCGGCGTTCAAGAATTTGCGCCCGATGCGGGCGTCATGGCCGATGGCATCCGCCAGCTGGGTCACGTCGGCGCCGGTCGCCTCGGCGACCTCGGCCATCGCGTTGATGAACGAGATCTTCGTGGCGAGGAAGGCGTTCGCGCTGACCTTGACCAGCTCGGCGGTGGCGTAGTCGGTGACGATCTTCGGGGTGCCGGTCGCGAGCGCCGTGGCGTAGACCTCGTCGAGCTGCTCGGCGGCGCGCACACCCGGCTCGCCCGCCGGGACGCCGTAGACGAAGCGGTCGGGAGCCACGGTGTCCTGCACGGCGAAGCCCTCGCGCAAGAACTCGGGGTTCCAGGCCAGGTGGGCGCCGCTGCCCGCCCCCTCGATGATCCCCGCGAGGCGCGCCGCGGTGCCGACCGGCACGGTCGACTTGCCGACGACGAGGTCGCCCTCTGACAGGTAGGGCAGGAGGCCGTCGATCGCGGCGTTCACGTACGTCAGGTCGGCGGTGAAGCTGCCCTTCGTCTGAGGGGTGCCGACGGCGACGAAGTGCACGGTGGCATCCTGCGCCTGCGACATATCGGTGGTGAAGCGGAGGCGCCCCGTGGCGACCGCGCGGGTGAGCACCTCGGGCAGGCCCGGCTCGAAGAAGGGGGCGCGGCCGGCGGAGAGCTCCGAGACCTTGTGTTCGTCGACGTCGATGCCGACGACGTCGTGGCCGAGTTCAGCCATGCAGGCCGCATGAACGGCGCCCAGGTAACCGCATCCGATGACAGAGATTCGCACGGATCGACCCTAACGGACGGCGAGCGACGGTTTCGTCAGGCGCGGTACGAGAGGTTCACACCGTGCCGCCGTTCCAATACGTCGACGCGTCGGGTGGCATCGTCTGCTCCTGCTGGCGCATGCGGGCGACGGCCGAGATGTTCTCTTCCATCAGGTCGTGCAGCGTCGACTGCACCAGGTCGGCCGAGGGCACGTCCCACAGCACGACGGGCCGGTCCAGACCGGAGTTGATCAGCACGTCGCCCGAGCGGAAGAGACTCTGAATGCCGTTCTTCCGCACCGTCAGGTCGTAGCCGCGGGTGTGCATCAGCTCTTGCCGGGTGCGCACGAAGAGGCCGCGGCGGATCACGATGCGGCGCGTCGTGATCGTGTAGTGCCGCCCCAGCCAGGCGAGCAGCGGCAGCAGCCACAGCAGGATCACGAGCACGATCGCCACGATCGGCACGGCCTGGTTCATCCACGCGGAGGGCAGCCGACCAGCACCGAACGAGGCGAAGAAGCAGATCGCGACGAGCGCCACCGACGGCCAGAACAGCACCCGGGCGTGCGGCCGGAGGCGCGCGATCACCTGCTCGGGGTGCCTTCGCGGAAGGCGGGCTCATCGGCGGACATGCGTCATTCATACCTCAGGTGCGTCACGTCTCCGGCGGCAACCACGAGACTCTCGCCAGAGTCATCCTCCAGGACGACGAGGCGCCCGCCCTCGCCCAGCGCCTGAGCCAGACCGTGGCGCTTCGTGCCGTCGGGCAGCTCGACGCGGACGCGGCGGCCGACGGTCGCGCAGGCCGCGGTGACCGCGTCGCGCACGGCCCCTTCGCCGCCCGCGGCGAGCGCGTCGACGAGCGAGAACAGGCGCTCGAGGTAGGCCGCGAACACGGCGTCGCCGATGTCGTCCGCGCTGCCTTCGGCGCCCTCGATCGCGAGTGACGTCGAGGTGGGGGTGGGAAGGCGCTCGGGCGGGATCGTGAGGTTGATGCCGGAGCCCATCACGACGGCATCCGGCCGCCCGTCGACGATCACGAGGTCGGCGAGGAGGCCCGACACCTTGAGCCCCCGGATCTGCACGTCATTCGGCCACTTGAGCGTGACGTCGGCGTCGGGCAGGAGACCGCCGATCGCGCCGTGCAGAGCGGTGCCGGCGAGCAGCGGGAACCAGGCCCAGTCGTCGTCGCCGAGCGGCTCGCCGCCGGATCTGCGCGGCCGCAGCAGCACGCTGGCCGCGAGCGTCTGGCCGGCCGGCGACGACCAGGCGCGATCGAGGCGACCTCGGCCGGCTCGCTGGTCGAGGGAGGCGATGACGGCGCGATCGGGCAGCGCCCCCGCCTCGGCCACCAGGTCGGTGTTGGTCGAGCCCGTCGTCACGCGGTAGTCGAAGTGGCCGCTGACGGCGGACGAGATCGGAAAGACGGAGGAGGTCACCAGCCGAGCCCCCGCAGTGCCGCGAGGACGCGCGCGCTGCCCTCGACGCGCTGCGTGAGAGCCGTCTCGCCGGGAGTCCCTCTGAAGTCATCGATGTCGTAGCCGTCGCAGCGGACGACTGCCCGCGGTGTTCCGAGATCCGTCACGGAGTCTCCCCATCCCTCGAGGTGGTCGCCGGGCGTCGGCCCGGTCGCCACGATCACGTAACCTACCCGGGCATCGCGGTAGGCAGCCAGGTTCACGAGCCACGGGTAGACCGTGAAGTCGGAGTTCACCTGCAGCACGTCGACGTCGGCTCCGCCGTACGCCTCCAACGGCCGGCCGGTCCAGAACTGCGCGACGCCGGCGACGTCTTTGCCCCGGGCCCAGTTCGTCAGGCAGCCGGCCGCAGGATCACCGAGAGATCGCCCGGCCGCCACGACGCGCCCCGCACCCGGCACGACCAGCACGACCGTGAGCAACAGCACGACCGCCACCCCGGCGACCACGGCCGGCACCCGGCGGCCCCGGCCCTGCTGCCCCTTTCGGCCCTGCTCCTGCTCGCGGCCCTGCACCCGTTCGCGCCAGGCCCGCGGCCGACGATGCACCAGCGCATCGGCCACCAGCGCGGCGAGAGCGACGATCGGCGTGAACATGAGCGGCATGGCATACCGGGTCGAGAGGCTCCCCGTGACCAGGAGCCCCACGGGCACCACCACGACGGTGGCGACGACGACGAGGCCCGCGACGGTGGCCGGGTCGCGGCGGCCGCGAGTGAGGCGGCCGATGGTGAGCACCACGACGGCCACGGTCAGCAGGATCCCGACGGCGGCTTCCACCACTCCCCCGGGCGTCTGCACGAGCACGGCTGCCGAGTCGCCGAAGAAGCGCAGGCTCGCGGCCCCGCCGCCGAAGCGGAGGTACTCCGTCTTGTCGGCGATGATGAAGCGCTGCAGCGGCTCCCGCCCCAGATAGCCGACACCCGCGCCGACGAGGAGGGCGGCAGCGGCGGTCACGGGCCGTCGGGGGCCGGAGCGGGTGCGGGCCGGCGTGAAGCGTGTGAGCAGCGCGAGTGCGCCGAGCGCCACCACGAGGGGCGCGGTGGCCCACAGCACGAAGAGGGGATTCGACAGGGTCGCCAGCGCAGACAGGAGTGCGAGAGCGATGGGAGCGACCCGCATCCTGCGCCTCGTCGTGATCCTGCCGCCCGGCACTCCCGCCAGGTGGAGCGTCAGCCCGATCGCGGCCACGAGGGCCATGACCGTGCCCGAATAGTAGGTCGTGGTGAGGTAGAGCGACGCGATCTCGCCCGAGTTGCCGCCGGGCCGCGTCTCGAGCAGCGAGAGCACCGAGAAGAGCGCGGTGGCGCTGAGGGCGGCGGCGACTCCGACGCCCGCGCGGCCCGGGGCGACGCGCCCCGTCACGGCCCGAAGCAGGCCGTACAGGATCACGACGTTGACGACCCCGCTCACCAGGAGGGCCGCCGCCACGGTCGACGTCACGGCGGCGGCCGCGAGATACAGCGGCAGCTCGGGGAAGACGAAGAGCACCGGCGACATGCCCCACTCGATCGGCTGGCCGCGCTCGAACGACTGCTTGATCATCGGCAGCAGCACCGTGTCGCCGTCGTCGAGCAGCAGGGCACGCTTGGCTCCGCCGAGGGCGTGCGCGAGCAGGATGACGGCCCAGGCGGCTGACAGGATCAGACCCAAGGCTTCGACCGCGACGCGTGGGCGCGGTTTCATGGGCACGTTCGGAGAGTAGCCGAAGTCGTCAGGGGACGAGGTTCGGGCCGCAGACTTGGCAGGTTCCTCCACCGTGTCGCGACTCGGCGGTTAGTAGGGTGGACGCCGTGACTCCAGACTCCACCACCGAGCCCGACATGGCGACCACCGCCGGCAAGATCGCCGACCTCAAGAACCGCTTCCACGACGCAGTGACCGGCCCGAGCGAAGCCGCCGTCG
This window encodes:
- a CDS encoding aldo/keto reductase family oxidoreductase, encoding MKTTTLPTVPLPASTIVLGLMRIMPLSDDEIRDLVTASRDLGINFFDHADVYGGEPHAAERRFGDAVTFSPSQRDEVLIQSKVGIRDGYWDFSTEHILESVDGSLAALKTDHLDILLLHRPDPLVEPDEVAAAFDQLEKSGKVRHFGVSNHTPLQVDLLKTSVTQPLVANQVQLSITHAPLIAQGVTANMQANDQAIGRDYGILDYSRIHGMTLQAWSPFQKGFFDGVFLGDRETYKELNDVLDELSAKYGVPPAAIAVAWITRHPAEMQVVLGTTSIEHLRDSAAGADVVLTRQEWSRLFTAAGYILP
- a CDS encoding glycosyltransferase family 1 protein, yielding MMTLRVVVDQILAPVPGGIGRYTEELTRQIIKVAPRGCDVEGIVSAHPQEDYDRLEDRVPGLASLYRSVLGRRELSLAWQTGTLGLPGRGMVHGTSLFTPLYKHDRSLDPATQTAVTIHDTVPWTNPETLTAQGVRWHKAMAKRAFKYADAVVVPTHAVASELSEIFDFGDRLRVIGGAVSPEFAVPADADEIADSLGLPERYALSVGTLEPRKGLGPLIRAMAHPDAPDIPLLVVGPEGWGDVKVDEVVARAGLDRARVRVLGRVPDATLAVLLQRASVFVYPSMAEGFGLPVVEALSLGTPVVHSDAPALVEVAAGAGIVVPREDAEGYPERLAQAMFQVVNDVELSTRLGIIGLDRARAFSWRDSAEKVWQLHAEI
- the purE gene encoding 5-(carboxyamino)imidazole ribonucleotide mutase; amino-acid sequence: MGSDSDWPTMKSAADVLTEFGVAYEVEVVSAHRTPTKMISFGQDAASRGVRVIIAGAGGAAHLPGMLASVTTLPVIGVPVPLAKLDGLDSLLSIVQMPAGIPVATVSIGGAANAGLLAARILGSGEPALTARLGDYAARLADLVEEKNARLKASL
- a CDS encoding 5-(carboxyamino)imidazole ribonucleotide synthase translates to MALTVGVIGGGQLARMMVPPAVHLGLEIRVLAETEGSSARLAATEVGDYHDADTVLAFARGVDVITFDHEHVPQLVLRALVDAGVQVHPKPEALFVAQDKLVMRERLSALGLPVPDWARLSSPADLTAFLDEHGGRVVVKTARGGYDGKGVRVVRAASEVDDWFAELASGHADIGDALLAEELVDFRRELAQSVARRSSGEIVAWPVVESIQRDGVCAEVIAPAPSSAGNVADMAEQIARTVASELDVTGVLAVELFETTDDRILINELAMRPHNTGHWSIDGSTTSQFEQHLRAVLDLPLGDTGTHEAWSVMVNVLGGPATGTMADRLPAAMADQPGAKIHDYGKDPRPGRKVGHVTATGDDLDDVVFRARAAAEHFVG
- a CDS encoding substrate-binding domain-containing protein; the protein is MDQDQLHEQMASAVDLSQPETPGTSRRGLLRVGGAVGLGAAASALLAACTSSGGASAAGTGPGDFAKTPGFKFTFINHVTTNTFFQATQYGLQDAAAMLGLPKPQWTGSETSNVSQMVSAMNTAITAGVDGIAIALVDEKAFNDPVKKALDAGIPVVSYNADVTSNARLNYVGQDLYASGQAMGERIATLLPSGSKIAIFIATPGSLNIQPRADGAIAALKAAGKGYQVKQVATGADEGAEQTAIDAFYTGNKDYKGLFAVDAGSTQGVGNVMKKYNLQSSGYFGGGYDLLATTITSIQSGILNFTIDQSAYLQGFLPTLYLYLYKLSGTLVAPPFTNTGLKFVTKDNVTPYTKQANRFEGSSAKQLYIKA
- a CDS encoding ABC transporter permease, encoding MAIDQTAAPSAATSGGGASPSPATGPFARAAAGIFRVRELSVLIVNIVLIAYFAIANPSFLTSGNISNIADFFAATAMIAAAEVFLLICGEIDLSAGMTFALIPIIMVTLNNNGMQLWLALIVSLVIAAAIGLFNGLVNQYIKLPSFIATLGTLYLLHGIALTIAGSTPLPAPTDGALVAIFGGAQWSELVWALAIGLVLHIVLTQTRYGAHTIATGANMLGSSESGIRVGWVKIRAFMLTAVVAGIAGILDGTHIAKSFDPNAGGSDLMFSAIAAAVIGGTLLIGGSGTVIGALLGALLLAVLEDGFNIQGVSATTFTIVEGAAILLAMALNIYLARFRRRAKEQ
- a CDS encoding ATP-binding cassette domain-containing protein, encoding MSDAQPLALEARNVSKKFGSVTALQDINLTLGKGEVLGLIGDNGAGKSTLIKILTGFHQPSSGSLYLDGQQVTLSGIADARARGIETVFQDLALINTLPVYMNLFLNKEPRIGPFLRRSKMRQDARRYLDDIGIRIASVNDEVANLSGGQRQAIAVARSVYSNASILLLDEPLAAMGAKEGGIILDLISMLREKGDVSVILIAHNYTQVFDVCDRVNLLQHGEITLDKKTSETSAEELLDLVANEYRRGGSLAGNRGQLLGEARGPA
- a CDS encoding UDP-glucose/GDP-mannose dehydrogenase family protein gives rise to the protein MRISVIGCGYLGAVHAACMAELGHDVVGIDVDEHKVSELSAGRAPFFEPGLPEVLTRAVATGRLRFTTDMSQAQDATVHFVAVGTPQTKGSFTADLTYVNAAIDGLLPYLSEGDLVVGKSTVPVGTAARLAGIIEGAGSGAHLAWNPEFLREGFAVQDTVAPDRFVYGVPAGEPGVRAAEQLDEVYATALATGTPKIVTDYATAELVKVSANAFLATKISFINAMAEVAEATGADVTQLADAIGHDARIGRKFLNAGLGFGGGCLPKDIRAFRARGDELGLSDTLAFLGQVDAINLRRRERVVTLTRELVGDLQGAKIGVLGLAFKPNSDDVRDSPALDVVKKLVEAGATVTAFDPEANGTATRSLPSLVTVGSAAEAYAGVDALLVLTEWQEFRDLVPSEVAAAVAQKKVVDGRNCLNVAEWREAGFELRGLGRP